Proteins encoded within one genomic window of Geotalea daltonii FRC-32:
- the extM gene encoding selenite/tellurite reduction operon c-type cytochrome ExtM, protein MSIKPNNTGKLILLISLMLLLLLTGCGRGRSTCESCHRGIEKTSASHTSCMSCHGGDDKARNKNISHRTMFGPKNPADPEHWEKSCGACHAHQLGRMRSNLMYTNTGMIKNIQLTWEGENGRLYGGRGDKVFDAGGQELHLDEVAKLDHLSGELYRKFCSQCHVGSETGNVYSASHGAGCTACHFPYNDTATYEGKDPSMKGKTPYSASHAMEKLPDNRVCFRCHNRSGRIALSYEGLYDGNNGLVPTRKGLPGPVMASGRRNLVHIAPDVHFAAGMDCIDCHTSRDVMGDGYAYENMYQQTEISCEDCHGGASRPRWQTISRESDAAIRESKSYRMQMRHGMHMVLTAKGRPYSNVFYQDGAVYVLGKRSGKLFKSKVITGTPEHAVIGHQRMECYACHSRTVVQCYGCHTTYDKGEMGTDFIRQEETPGRFSEKEDYRMLYPFPLAINQRGKISPVTPGCQTFVTVVEETKLKSKDEYVARYKGKKQLRFAPFYSHNTGKKAIGCTECHGNPAFLGFGQHVVEGSSIDGTQICEKSADKPLDGFLALRQGKVKAYSAITRERSRPMNGREVKRTLAVNLCLVCHGSAKDPIYRKELDYRALDDALHRRLLSDRSR, encoded by the coding sequence ATGTCAATCAAACCCAACAATACCGGCAAACTGATTCTGCTGATCTCTCTCATGCTGCTTCTTCTGCTTACCGGATGCGGCCGTGGGAGGTCAACTTGCGAATCATGTCACCGGGGAATCGAAAAGACTTCCGCCAGCCACACATCCTGCATGTCCTGCCACGGTGGCGATGACAAGGCACGAAACAAAAATATCAGCCACAGGACCATGTTCGGTCCGAAAAACCCTGCCGATCCCGAACACTGGGAGAAGAGCTGCGGGGCCTGCCACGCTCACCAGCTGGGGCGGATGCGCTCCAACCTCATGTATACCAATACCGGCATGATCAAGAATATTCAGTTGACCTGGGAAGGGGAGAACGGGCGTCTCTACGGGGGGCGTGGTGACAAGGTTTTTGACGCCGGGGGGCAGGAGCTCCACCTGGATGAGGTTGCCAAGCTCGACCACCTGTCGGGGGAACTCTACCGTAAATTCTGCTCCCAGTGCCATGTGGGAAGCGAAACCGGCAATGTGTACAGCGCCAGTCACGGCGCCGGCTGTACAGCCTGCCATTTTCCCTATAACGATACGGCAACCTACGAGGGGAAGGACCCCTCGATGAAAGGCAAGACCCCCTATTCCGCCAGCCATGCCATGGAGAAGCTGCCCGATAATCGGGTCTGTTTCCGCTGCCACAATCGCAGCGGTCGCATTGCCCTTTCCTACGAAGGGTTGTACGATGGCAATAACGGCCTTGTGCCGACCAGAAAGGGGTTGCCGGGACCGGTGATGGCCAGCGGCAGACGCAACCTGGTTCATATTGCTCCCGATGTCCACTTCGCCGCCGGCATGGACTGTATCGACTGTCACACTTCACGGGACGTGATGGGAGATGGCTATGCCTACGAAAACATGTACCAGCAGACTGAAATAAGCTGCGAAGACTGCCATGGGGGGGCTAGCAGGCCACGTTGGCAGACGATCAGCCGGGAAAGCGATGCGGCCATAAGGGAATCGAAAAGCTACCGGATGCAGATGCGCCATGGCATGCACATGGTGCTGACTGCCAAGGGGCGACCCTACTCCAATGTTTTTTACCAGGACGGGGCGGTTTACGTCCTTGGGAAGCGGAGCGGCAAATTGTTCAAGAGCAAGGTGATAACCGGTACTCCGGAACATGCTGTAATCGGCCACCAGCGCATGGAATGCTATGCTTGCCATTCCCGGACCGTGGTCCAGTGCTATGGCTGCCATACCACCTACGATAAGGGGGAGATGGGCACCGATTTCATCCGCCAGGAAGAAACTCCGGGGCGGTTCAGTGAAAAGGAAGACTACCGCATGCTCTATCCCTTTCCCCTTGCCATCAACCAGCGGGGGAAGATCTCCCCGGTTACGCCGGGTTGTCAGACCTTCGTCACGGTGGTCGAGGAAACAAAGCTGAAGTCGAAGGATGAGTATGTTGCCCGCTATAAGGGAAAGAAACAATTGCGCTTTGCCCCGTTCTATTCCCACAATACTGGTAAAAAGGCCATCGGCTGCACGGAATGCCACGGTAATCCGGCCTTCCTCGGCTTCGGTCAGCACGTTGTTGAGGGCAGCAGCATCGACGGCACCCAGATCTGTGAGAAATCCGCAGATAAGCCATTGGACGGATTCCTGGCACTGCGACAGGGAAAGGTAAAGGCGTACTCTGCAATCACCCGGGAGCGTTCCAGGCCCATGAACGGCAGGGAGGTGAAGAGAACCCTTGCCGTCAACCTTTGCCTTGTATGCCATGGTAGCGCCAAGGACCCCATTTACCGAAAGGAGTTGGATTATCGTGCGCTGGATGATGCCCTTCATCGCCGCTTGCTTTCTGATCGCAGCCGCTAG
- the extO gene encoding selenite/tellurite reduction operon b-type cytochrome iron-sulfur cluster-binding subunit ExtO, with amino-acid sequence MRWMMPFIAACFLIAAASTAMAEENCRVCHRVATSGIHAALACKDCHGNDGTTTPDPASAAHKAKGCTSCHNGYGRLFDHAMATRTREKQFVKKTFAKADPHFFDRNCQSCHLRGCTDCHGGSGHSLAQARDRNCFACHRGYFVGSEYYGMAPREDSLRYQRGETAYGETFLKMLPDVHAEAGIACSSCHTMQSLIAGARTAKGCLDCHKPSKKVLEHRIKGHLERMECYACHSAWGAQEYGTFYLRFTDSPSQQDYRLKTVNGNYVKSAYLKKQDAPPLGVNARGMVTPIRPQFIAYFSDIRNDMVVGEENRLLTASWKAFFPHTVRRGTVMCDGCHDAPRRFIMEGKEDRIYRLQDDGMKLPSFWDRTGQKVMNGDFLSPARYRAMTEKNAAYQRAYVEKWKKLTDRVENSSLP; translated from the coding sequence GTGCGCTGGATGATGCCCTTCATCGCCGCTTGCTTTCTGATCGCAGCCGCTAGTACGGCGATGGCGGAAGAAAATTGCCGGGTCTGCCACCGGGTCGCTACCAGCGGTATCCATGCCGCCCTTGCCTGCAAGGACTGTCATGGCAATGATGGGACAACGACTCCCGATCCGGCCTCTGCTGCACATAAAGCCAAAGGCTGTACCAGTTGCCACAACGGCTACGGCCGGCTGTTCGACCATGCCATGGCTACCCGGACCAGGGAAAAGCAGTTTGTAAAGAAGACGTTCGCCAAGGCCGACCCGCATTTTTTTGACAGAAACTGTCAATCCTGCCACCTGCGGGGGTGCACCGACTGTCATGGCGGCAGCGGCCATTCCTTGGCCCAGGCACGGGACAGGAATTGCTTTGCCTGCCATCGGGGCTACTTTGTCGGCAGCGAATATTACGGCATGGCGCCCAGGGAGGACAGTCTCCGCTATCAGCGGGGGGAGACCGCCTATGGTGAGACTTTCCTCAAGATGCTGCCCGATGTCCACGCCGAGGCGGGCATTGCCTGCAGCAGCTGCCATACCATGCAGAGCCTGATCGCGGGGGCCAGGACGGCAAAGGGTTGTCTGGATTGTCACAAGCCAAGTAAAAAAGTGTTGGAACACCGGATAAAAGGACACCTGGAGCGAATGGAATGTTATGCATGCCACTCGGCGTGGGGGGCGCAGGAATACGGCACCTTCTATCTGCGTTTTACCGACAGCCCATCCCAGCAGGATTATCGCCTGAAAACTGTTAATGGCAATTATGTGAAGAGCGCCTACCTGAAAAAACAGGATGCGCCGCCGCTGGGGGTCAACGCCAGGGGCATGGTCACTCCGATCCGTCCCCAGTTCATCGCCTACTTCAGCGATATCCGCAACGATATGGTGGTGGGAGAGGAAAACCGGCTACTGACAGCGTCATGGAAGGCGTTTTTTCCCCATACGGTGCGTCGGGGAACTGTCATGTGCGATGGCTGCCATGACGCACCGCGGCGCTTTATCATGGAAGGAAAAGAGGACCGTATCTATCGGCTGCAGGATGATGGCATGAAACTTCCATCCTTCTGGGACAGGACCGGTCAAAAGGTCATGAACGGGGATTTTCTCAGCCCCGCCCGCTACCGGGCCATGACGGAGAAAAACGCAGCTTATCAAAGGGCATATGTGGAAAAATGGAAAAAACTGACCGATCGCGTCGAAAATTCATCATTGCCCTGA
- a CDS encoding QcrA and Rieske domain-containing protein, translated as MEKTDRSRRKFIIALIALLAGFFILRKYLVTGLARKKVLLSIAKADIPPHGALVYKQSRVAVTRGNDRITAISLVCTHLGCTVTVTPREFACPCHGSTFDRQGRVIKGPADRPLAHLPVEDRGDHIVVLAGS; from the coding sequence ATGGAAAAAACTGACCGATCGCGTCGAAAATTCATCATTGCCCTGATCGCCCTTTTAGCGGGCTTTTTCATCCTGCGGAAATACCTGGTGACTGGTCTGGCGCGAAAAAAAGTACTGCTTTCCATTGCCAAGGCCGATATTCCCCCACACGGAGCCCTGGTCTACAAGCAGTCGAGGGTTGCCGTCACCAGGGGGAATGACCGCATTACCGCCATAAGCTTGGTCTGCACACACCTGGGGTGCACTGTGACGGTGACCCCCAGGGAATTTGCCTGCCCCTGTCACGGCAGCACCTTCGACCGGCAGGGCAGGGTAATCAAGGGTCCGGCTGATCGCCCCCTGGCCCATTTGCCGGTTGAGGACCGGGGCGACCATATCGTAGTTCTGGCTGGGAGTTAG
- a CDS encoding cytochrome b N-terminal domain-containing protein — translation MVKEFLKHLFPRVVLKDNLRLTYTFCLGGMAFTAFSLLLASGMLLLFYYQPSPDKAFGSILFLESSVYGGRYLRSLHRLASHFFLVLIFLHTLRVILTGAYQKPRHLNWIVGFILLCLSVFAAYTGYLLPMDQLALWATQTGMELLNTAYFGGMIRDILVPDGVGQSLSLLRFYVLHIVLVPLAILLLSFLHFYRIRKNKGILPYL, via the coding sequence GTGGTCAAGGAATTTCTCAAGCATCTCTTCCCACGGGTCGTGCTGAAGGACAACCTTCGCCTGACCTACACCTTCTGTCTCGGCGGCATGGCTTTCACCGCCTTCTCCTTACTCCTTGCCTCCGGAATGCTGCTTCTTTTTTACTACCAGCCATCCCCGGACAAGGCCTTCGGTTCCATTCTCTTTCTCGAATCATCGGTCTATGGCGGCCGCTATCTGCGTAGTCTGCACCGTCTTGCTTCCCATTTCTTTCTCGTGCTCATCTTTCTCCATACCCTGCGCGTCATTCTCACCGGCGCCTATCAAAAGCCACGGCACCTGAACTGGATCGTCGGCTTCATTCTGCTCTGTCTGTCCGTTTTTGCAGCTTACACCGGCTACCTTCTGCCCATGGACCAGCTTGCCCTCTGGGCAACCCAGACCGGCATGGAACTGCTTAATACGGCATATTTCGGCGGAATGATCAGGGATATCCTCGTTCCTGATGGGGTCGGCCAGTCCCTGTCGCTGCTTCGCTTCTATGTGCTGCATATTGTGCTGGTGCCGCTGGCCATTCTGCTCCTCTCGTTTCTCCATTTTTACCGTATCAGGAAAAACAAGGGAATTCTGCCTTACCTGTAA
- the extQ gene encoding selenite/tellurite reduction operon b-type cytochrome membrane protein ExtQ: MKEYVKSSPQFFRLIKISTVVVVAVISLLAILITAPLQEPADLAKVPNPVKSAWFLLWIQELVSYSKYLIYAVALTAAFFFILPWFPSASTTEKARWFATGQPAVNVITIIVFIAITALTIIAMFFRGANWSLVVFS; encoded by the coding sequence ATGAAGGAATACGTGAAGAGTTCGCCGCAGTTCTTTCGCCTCATTAAAATATCGACCGTCGTTGTCGTCGCGGTGATTTCGCTCCTGGCAATCCTTATCACTGCCCCCCTTCAGGAACCAGCTGACTTGGCCAAAGTGCCCAACCCTGTCAAGTCGGCCTGGTTTCTCCTCTGGATCCAGGAACTGGTCAGCTATTCCAAATACCTGATCTATGCAGTGGCCCTGACAGCCGCCTTTTTCTTCATCCTTCCCTGGTTTCCTTCCGCCAGCACGACGGAAAAAGCCCGTTGGTTCGCCACGGGGCAGCCGGCGGTGAACGTCATAACTATCATTGTCTTCATAGCCATAACCGCTCTCACCATTATCGCCATGTTCTTCAGAGGTGCCAACTGGTCGCTGGTCGTCTTTTCATAA
- the extS gene encoding selenite/tellurite reduction operon c-type cytochrome lipoprotein ExtS encodes MLLFPAMVSAGRKSACLTCHPSHHTGRGSCTGCHRGNDRSERKNIAHHGLIGGRYAHFTIPGSKVVEEGKKLIGAGGCRRCHTTGDRGNRLAADLDKLFPGASPEDVFKAIKNPVLYMPDFHFVDTEIVSLVNAIASGARQETDRQREIVQVVHFIDDGLARENSFVRLCGSCHKLLSHRYGGLGSGHMGPSLSGLFSEFYPATFAGKTRWREDNLKRWLKNPRKVRPNALMPPVAVTAAELEQLTDAMVVPYQEKNSR; translated from the coding sequence ATGCTGCTCTTCCCTGCCATGGTATCGGCGGGCCGGAAAAGTGCCTGTCTAACCTGTCATCCATCCCACCATACCGGCCGCGGCAGCTGCACCGGCTGTCATCGTGGGAACGATCGTAGCGAGAGGAAAAATATTGCCCATCACGGCTTGATCGGCGGCCGCTATGCCCACTTCACCATCCCGGGCAGCAAGGTTGTAGAAGAAGGCAAAAAGCTGATCGGTGCTGGAGGCTGCCGGCGCTGTCACACGACGGGAGACCGTGGTAATCGGCTGGCTGCCGATCTGGACAAGCTTTTTCCGGGCGCATCACCCGAGGACGTCTTCAAGGCGATCAAAAACCCGGTGCTCTATATGCCTGATTTCCATTTTGTCGATACCGAAATCGTCTCCCTGGTCAATGCCATTGCCAGCGGCGCCAGGCAGGAAACGGACCGCCAGAGAGAAATTGTGCAGGTGGTTCATTTTATAGATGATGGCTTGGCCAGGGAAAACAGCTTCGTCAGACTGTGCGGCTCCTGTCATAAGCTGTTGAGCCACCGCTACGGCGGCCTGGGCAGCGGCCATATGGGGCCTAGCCTCTCGGGGCTTTTTAGTGAGTTTTATCCCGCCACCTTTGCCGGCAAGACCAGGTGGCGGGAGGATAACCTGAAAAGGTGGCTGAAAAACCCCCGCAAGGTTCGGCCAAATGCCTTGATGCCACCTGTTGCAGTCACGGCAGCCGAGTTGGAACAACTGACAGACGCCATGGTTGTCCCCTACCAGGAAAAGAATTCACGCTAA
- a CDS encoding ferredoxin, translated as MAKIAWVDEDVCISCGLCVNNLSGVFRFNDDGKAECYNPEGAAEDEIQREAIDACPVSCIHWKE; from the coding sequence ATGGCAAAAATAGCGTGGGTCGATGAGGACGTCTGTATCAGCTGCGGTTTGTGCGTTAACAACCTTTCGGGGGTGTTTCGCTTCAATGATGATGGCAAGGCCGAGTGTTACAATCCGGAAGGGGCAGCGGAAGATGAGATCCAGCGGGAGGCCATCGATGCCTGCCCGGTTTCATGCATCCATTGGAAAGAGTAA
- a CDS encoding 4Fe-4S dicluster domain-containing protein: MEKDILIVMQEDLERALKKPAEERRWAMLLDLRKCVGCHACTIACVSENKLPPKLTYRPVFEYEQGKYPKVNRSYLPKPCMQCDKPPCVAACPVKGPDGATWKETKGIGNGIVPVNYAKCIGCGNCVPACPYQARTMDDGSFHTAGTPQLQVYETLPAFEYGKKWPRKENTLPIGKARKCHFCIHRLANGMLPQCITTCIGRVGYFGDESDPKSLIAQVKKGNKIQILKKKLGTAPRVYYIANEKLEVIYG, from the coding sequence ATGGAAAAGGACATTTTAATAGTCATGCAGGAAGACCTTGAGCGTGCCCTGAAAAAACCTGCGGAAGAGCGCCGTTGGGCCATGCTCCTTGACCTGCGCAAGTGTGTTGGCTGTCATGCCTGCACCATTGCCTGCGTCTCGGAAAACAAGCTCCCACCGAAACTTACCTATCGCCCTGTGTTCGAGTACGAGCAGGGAAAATACCCGAAGGTAAACCGCAGCTATTTGCCCAAGCCGTGCATGCAGTGCGACAAGCCGCCTTGCGTTGCCGCTTGTCCGGTTAAAGGCCCGGATGGTGCCACCTGGAAGGAAACCAAGGGGATCGGCAACGGCATCGTTCCGGTCAATTACGCCAAATGCATCGGTTGCGGCAATTGTGTTCCCGCCTGCCCCTATCAGGCCAGAACCATGGATGACGGTTCCTTTCACACGGCAGGCACTCCCCAGCTGCAGGTCTACGAAACACTTCCCGCATTCGAGTATGGCAAAAAGTGGCCGCGCAAGGAGAATACTCTTCCCATCGGCAAGGCGCGTAAGTGTCACTTCTGTATCCATCGCCTTGCCAATGGCATGCTGCCCCAATGCATCACCACCTGCATCGGCAGGGTCGGCTACTTCGGCGATGAGAGTGATCCAAAAAGCCTTATCGCCCAGGTGAAGAAGGGGAACAAGATTCAGATCCTGAAGAAAAAGCTCGGCACGGCGCCTCGTGTTTATTACATCGCCAATGAGAAGCTGGAGGTAATCTATGGATAG